TAATGCGATATATGACAGGTTAACAAGTGGGGAAATGTAATATATGACGAGTTTGTTCGTCCAGTGGATTATGTTGTTGATTTTCGTACCCAAATTAGTGGAATTCGACCCAGTGATTTAAAAAAAGGTTGGTTCAGGCTGCCCGCTGCCCACTTTTGAATGATTGCAGAATATGGATCGTAATTTCTAGCAATTAAATTGATAAGCTATTGTGAACTTGAAATTTTAGTGTTTGTTTTAATTCCCTTTTATCTACTATAGTAAAGCAGGAGCAAGGTTTTTGTTCGGGCATGCCTCTTTAGTATCTCTGTTTTAGAAATTACCCATTCATTGTACTTCTTAAGTTTAGTTCTGAGAAACCAAAATGATGTTATAAAGAGAATCTCTGGAAGGACAATCTTTGTGTTGCGGCTAGCTTTTTTTTACTTGTTCAAGTCTTTAGCTGGGggtttgaatttttaaaataCCTTCTTTCATCTATCAATAATAAGCTTTTGAAATTATACTTAATAGTAGAAATTAGAACTCATAATCTTTTCTCTTTAAATAAGAGTATACACGGAAACTAATTTCTGAGTCAGAAACACACCCAATGTCTTAAGACATTAGAAGGAACAATAATTTCTTTTTTAGTAAGACAAAGAGTGAATTATTTACCATCTTCCATGTTGTACGGGTCAGCTCACTCATAAAAAACCAGAGGAACACAGTTAACTTGTACAGTTTACTCATGATGTATATCCTGTGTGTAGCTGTAATTTAAATAGAaaatatgaacaataattatgcAACTATTTGACACAGGCTCACTCGTTGTAATGTATTGACAGCAAAAGATTTCCGTGTGGTCCAGAATAAAGTGGcagagttgttgaaaggaagaatttTGGTTGGTCATGCCTTGCGTAACGATCTTAAGGTTGTGCGTCTTGCCAAATAATTGATTTGTGGAGGTTTTTTTGTTATTATTGTCATCTTCCAACATCATACTATGATTAGGTGTCTGAGTAGTTGATGTATATGATATGTTTCTCACAGGCACTGTTGTTAAGCCACCCAAAGACGGATATACGTGATACAGCAGAGTATCAACCCTTTTTGAAGTACTGTGTTTACTTACTAATTCTAGACGCTTGCCTATATTCTAGACGTTTTAACAATTGTCTAGACTTCCTGCTAACATGTGTTCTTGTGTGGATATGGAATCAGGGAAGGCCGGAGTAAAGCACTAAAGCATCTTGCATCGGAGTTTCTTGATGTAGTGATCCAGAATGGAGAGCATTGCCCTGTTAGTTCCTACTTTTTGCTTGCCTTTTTGGAATGTTATGTTACAAACTCATGTTGACTTTTGCATTAGTACTTATTTTCACAACACTTCTGATTTGATTGATGTTCTCTTTTTTAGATTGAAGATGCCCGTGCTGCAATGCTCTTATATCAGAAAAATAGAAAACAGTGGGAGAGGAGTATGAAGGATCGTATACGATTTACACAGAAGATGAAAAAGAGGAAACAGAAAAAAGGATCAGTTGCAGGGAGGTTATCAATTGTAAACAATAATGCTGCGTCTTAGCATCAATGGCAAAAATGCAAGTCAGATGCCATATTAATACTGCGCGTCGCAGGTCCCTCTCCATCCTTCCATTGGAACATGAGAATTATTGTGTAACAATTGTAAGATTAAATCAAAAAAACCCAGTTAAAAAAAAGATAGATGAAATGGCTTATACTCTGATACTATAAGATTTCCATTGTTTATTGCCTTCTTCAATCTTCAGTTTGTTTCTGTAATCATTTAGTCTAAATTTTGTTTAATGAAGTACTTTGGATGGGCTCAAACTTGGTTTCAGCAACTTACTAGGTGTTGGTGTGTGTCTCCTCAGGTTGTGCTTTTTTATATACGAGCCGAGgttgaacataattttcaaggttCGTTCTGTACACATCGCAAAACATTAGACAAATAATTTGAGAAGAAGAATGATTTCTTTGGCAATTCAAAGAAACACATTAACCTTGAGGCTATGTTTGTTTCATGCCATTAAATAGGGGATATAGTTGTAGGGCTGAGTTCTATGGAatccacctttttatcggagtcctcggagtccatctacgttctgcaaataaaatatattgtaaaacgtgttattttgcaaaacatgttacacaaatagcataacttcaacaaaatcatgcaaatctcatatatttacggtacaatatgtatgttctgtaatatattctgcaacatgaacatttatgttctgcaaactaaacatgttttgtagaatatatatttttgcaatgttctgcttgtaaaatgtatgcaatctacaagatttttgatagaatagtgatgtttgtcgaaaaataatatgttttgtaatattttaagctatattttacttgcagaacatatatggattCCGAAGACTCCAATTAAAGATGGACTCCATAGAAGAGTTGTAATCCTTTAAATATTCCCGTCCCATgtttgttttttaaaaaaatagtgaAGGGTTATGTAAGGATTAAAATTATCCTATCACAATATAATCTCCTTTAATACTTGGTGGGAAGAGGTATTGTTTATCTTCTCTTACAagtcatttttaaaaaaattaaaatcccCGTTATTCCAGGGTTGGGTTCCCTGGAGAACACCTTAATTGGAAGAACAACAGAGAACACTtcatttttcttatatttttttgTATATGTTATTCAAATGCATGTGTTATGTTAATGAAAACAAAAATTTGTATATACATAAAAAAATATGAGAAAACTTTTAGAAAACATATACATATGTTATGCACAAATCACTGAACATACTATACGTTTTTATTTAGTTTTCTATAGTAATCATGacaatatttattaaaattttgacgtcatatatatatatgtatgagAATTTTTTATGCAACTCAagaaaaaaatgatttttttttgcAAAACACATAAAACATAATTACAGAACATAACAGTTCTCCGGGGAACTAGTTGTCATTTGAGCCTAATCCTATATCCCGTTATTCCATGTGAAACGAACATAGAATTGAAATTTTTTAAGGATTATATTCTAATCCCAAGGATTACCTCTCAAAACAAACATaggataaaattttaaaagattATAGTTCAATTCTATATTTAATCCTTCCAAACAAATAAACACATGATTGGATTATTTAATCCATATAACTAAATTTGAAGGGATTAATTATCCCCATCCCCAGGATTATAATTCCACGAAACAAACATAGCCCAACTCCTTGCTACTTAAAAATCAAAAAGACATCTAACCAGTTTTTACAGAACTTTCCGGTAGGATTTCAATTCCATAAAGAGAGATGCCACTCTTCACTCCCCTTCtactcttcactttcttcaagCTCATACGCAGTTCACGGTTTTCACAACCTTCCTTGTTCACATAGCTGCCCAATTCAATTTCATACAGTTCATCTTTTCTAAGTACTGGATATTGGGGACCGATAAATGCACCAGGTTCATCGGGTTTATAATATTTCGGATTATCTGTGGGAATATAAACAAGTCTGCTATCGCTCTCGCCATAACCATCAATCCCAACAAAAGTTTCTAACGGTTCTTTTTTACCGAATCCTTTGAAGTAAAAATATCCTGTGAAATTAAATAATAGGTAGGCGGTATAGGTTGTGTTTTGGGACAATATTGAAGTGCTCATCTTTCCCTCAATTTCGAGATTTTTTGGTCTACCTTGGTCAAGACAGGGTATTATGTTATACCTGTGCGAAAATAACACGAAATTCAAATGTCATGATTCAAATGTCATGAACATGTAACAaccagtgttctaaaaatccccgatttttgaaaaaatcatcgattaatccccgattaatccttaaaaaatatttgaccgatctattttttgaaatccgattaatattaataaattatttttgaattatatatttcaaaataaataagATAAAAACATTTTCTATCCACATTATTGTGCCTGAAATTGTGACATTTTATAATTCATAATTTTTTGACGGAGTAAGGGTCATGATGTATAAATTTGATACATTAAAAGCCGATGtatattatttttttctttaaaGATTTATGTGTATATAATATCATACTTTaagatttaaattataattaagtCTTTTTTAAAGGCAAATTAAAAGTTTCCTACTCACTCGATCTCATAATTTTTGACTTTTGATTTTTTACGATTAAATTGGACGTACGGAATATAAAATTTTGTACCTCCAGTCTCTCCAAAAGTGTACCCCGCTCCACCCATCTGGATGACCTAAAGTGAGGCTCTGTGGTCCAA
The sequence above is drawn from the Apium graveolens cultivar Ventura chromosome 2, ASM990537v1, whole genome shotgun sequence genome and encodes:
- the LOC141706736 gene encoding RNA exonuclease 4, yielding MKNKNNEKKSRNIDINRNKNNTSVKHQQEPPQQQQLNPNWALLQQKLIAKGASTKPREKSNTPNENSVLGKRKERSVEEFDEREVIDRDPNPLTPTSSDFSVTDTIAMDCEMVGVSPLGNKSALGRATLVNKWGNVIYDEFVRPVDYVVDFRTQISGIRPSDLKKAKDFRVVQNKVAELLKGRILVGHALRNDLKALLLSHPKTDIRDTAEYQPFLKEGRSKALKHLASEFLDVVIQNGEHCPIEDARAAMLLYQKNRKQWERSMKDRIRFTQKMKKRKQKKGSVAGRLSIVNNNAAS
- the LOC141705596 gene encoding F-box protein PP2-B11-like yields the protein MDALPQELIQEIVSRTSPAHASGKLSLLCSSFWSAAKSNLVWERFLPPDLIARRAVQDQVDYNDPWKNIDADTLRAFPNKKDLYLFLCDNPLYIDNGVMYTWLDKLSGNRCFHIGPQSLTLGHPDGWSGVHFWRDWRYNIIPCLDQGRPKNLEIEGKMSTSILSQNTTYTAYLLFNFTGYFYFKGFGKKEPLETFVGIDGYGESDSRLVYIPTDNPKYYKPDEPGAFIGPQYPVLRKDELYEIELGSYVNKEGCENRELRMSLKKVKSRRGVKSGISLYGIEILPESSVKTG